One genomic region from Aggregicoccus sp. 17bor-14 encodes:
- a CDS encoding SDR family NAD(P)-dependent oxidoreductase, which produces MATQQGSKLQGKVAVVTGGTTGIGLATARRFTMEGAKVVLMGRRQDALDAALKELGPSASGVRGDVARLEDLDRLYDAVQKRHGPIDILFANAGGGEFMPLGAITEAHFDKTFATNVKGTLFTVQKALPLLRDGASVILTGSTAGSSGTPAFSVYAASKAAVRAFARNWILDLKDRRIRVNTLSPGPTRTPGVDGLAPEAEQSQQLYAALASQVPLGRVADPDEIAKAAVFLASDDSSFVNGAELFVDGGIAQV; this is translated from the coding sequence ATGGCAACGCAGCAGGGCAGCAAGCTTCAGGGAAAGGTCGCAGTCGTGACGGGCGGCACCACGGGTATCGGGCTCGCCACCGCGCGGCGCTTCACGATGGAGGGCGCCAAGGTGGTCCTCATGGGCCGGCGCCAGGACGCGCTCGATGCAGCGCTCAAGGAGCTCGGGCCCAGCGCGAGCGGCGTGCGCGGGGACGTGGCCAGGCTGGAGGACCTCGACCGCCTCTACGACGCGGTGCAGAAGCGCCACGGGCCCATCGACATCCTCTTCGCGAATGCAGGCGGGGGTGAGTTCATGCCGCTCGGCGCCATCACCGAGGCGCACTTCGACAAGACCTTCGCGACGAACGTGAAGGGCACGCTGTTCACGGTGCAGAAGGCGCTGCCGCTGCTGCGCGACGGGGCGTCGGTCATCCTCACCGGCTCGACCGCAGGCTCCAGCGGGACGCCCGCCTTCAGCGTGTACGCGGCGTCGAAGGCGGCCGTGCGCGCCTTCGCCCGCAACTGGATCCTCGACCTCAAGGACCGGCGCATCCGGGTCAACACGCTGAGCCCCGGCCCCACGCGCACCCCGGGCGTGGACGGCCTCGCCCCGGAGGCCGAGCAGTCGCAGCAGCTCTACGCCGCCCTGGCGAGCCAGGTGCCGCTCGGACGCGTGGCCGACCCCGACGAGATCGCCAAGGCGGCCGTCTTCCTGGCCTCCGACGACAGCAGCTTCGTCAACGGCGCGGAGCTATTCGTCGACGGCGGCATCGCACAGGTGTGA
- a CDS encoding ABC transporter ATP-binding protein produces MSDVTDAVTTHGLSKRYGAETALEGVELRVPEGAVYVLVGVNGAGKSTTLKVLMNLERPDAGHARVLGLDTALQGPQVRAQVGYVPEHHAQAYGWMTCSRLLQHAAAYYPAWEPAYAERLSEAFGLKLQRKVSALSKGETRRLQLVLALAHRPRVLLLDEPTDGLDPVVRKRTLALLAEHLADTPTTVLVSTHHLHEVESLADHMGVLRDGRLVVQQSRDELQRTVRRYRVEVPERWELPEGLQAGGLRRSSAGRELQCTLVGEERALTERLASAGARVREVTPLSLEDAALAFFPEETSR; encoded by the coding sequence ATGAGCGACGTGACGGACGCAGTGACCACGCACGGCCTGTCCAAGCGCTACGGGGCCGAGACGGCGCTCGAGGGCGTGGAGCTGCGCGTCCCCGAGGGCGCGGTGTACGTGCTCGTCGGCGTGAACGGCGCGGGCAAGAGCACCACGCTCAAGGTGCTGATGAACCTGGAGCGCCCGGACGCGGGGCACGCGCGGGTGCTCGGCCTGGACACGGCGCTGCAGGGGCCGCAGGTGCGCGCGCAGGTGGGCTACGTGCCGGAGCACCACGCGCAGGCCTACGGCTGGATGACCTGCTCGAGGCTGCTGCAGCACGCGGCGGCCTACTACCCCGCGTGGGAGCCCGCGTACGCGGAGCGCCTGAGCGAGGCCTTCGGCCTGAAGCTGCAGCGCAAGGTGAGCGCGCTCTCCAAGGGCGAGACGCGCCGGCTGCAGCTGGTGCTGGCGCTCGCGCACCGGCCGCGCGTGCTGCTGCTGGACGAGCCCACCGACGGCCTGGACCCGGTGGTGCGCAAGCGCACGCTCGCGCTGCTGGCCGAGCACCTCGCCGACACGCCGACCACGGTGCTCGTCTCCACGCACCACCTGCACGAGGTGGAGAGCCTCGCGGACCACATGGGCGTGCTGCGCGACGGGAGGCTCGTCGTGCAGCAGTCGCGAGACGAGCTGCAGCGCACGGTGCGCCGCTACCGCGTGGAGGTGCCGGAGCGCTGGGAGCTGCCGGAGGGCCTGCAGGCCGGCGGGCTGCGGCGCTCGAGCGCGGGCCGCGAGCTGCAGTGCACGCTGGTGGGCGAGGAGCGCGCGCTGACCGAGCGGCTCGCGAGCGCGGGAGCGCGCGTGCGCGAGGTGACGCCCCTCTCGCTCGAGGACGCCGCGCTCGCCTTCTTCCCCGAGGAGACCTCGCGATGA
- a CDS encoding MBL fold metallo-hydrolase, with the protein MSIRRLGCALAVLGLAGCASPGRELRLTDCTKPQPYCAPPQAGTPHAELTYLGAGGSVVRFGGEAVMFAPSYTNPDLPTIALGANIVPDVPKVDACLAALPRGTLDGVRLVLVGHSHYDHLLDVEPVVRGHLRGATVLGTPTAGKLLTHARRAGVAFVDMSAHLGAPGDAYVAPGGRVRVLALASDHAPHALGLKLLSTGIGTKPNLENPTSAMWDWIEGEAYAYVVDFLGEGGRVAFRVFYQDAASSPGMARMPPGLLAEHWVDLAITSVGGYEQVSGGRYPETVLCDTRPRFVMLGHWEDFFGNGCLPEDGPQQPLRTLGREGLHDFIGRVNRSAPAGADWLLPEMRTRVFLPAAEYWEPGEPRSACRDLPAAP; encoded by the coding sequence ATGTCCATCCGGCGGCTGGGGTGTGCACTGGCGGTGCTCGGGCTCGCAGGCTGCGCCTCGCCCGGGCGCGAGCTGCGGCTCACGGACTGCACGAAGCCCCAGCCCTACTGCGCGCCGCCGCAGGCGGGCACGCCGCACGCGGAGCTCACGTACCTGGGCGCGGGAGGAAGCGTCGTGCGCTTCGGCGGCGAGGCGGTGATGTTCGCGCCCTCGTACACGAACCCGGACCTGCCCACGATCGCCCTGGGCGCGAACATCGTGCCCGACGTGCCCAAGGTGGACGCGTGCCTCGCGGCGCTGCCCCGCGGCACCCTGGACGGGGTGCGCCTCGTGCTCGTGGGCCACTCGCACTACGACCACCTGCTGGACGTGGAGCCCGTGGTGCGCGGGCACCTGCGCGGCGCCACCGTGCTGGGCACCCCCACGGCGGGCAAGCTGCTCACGCACGCGCGGCGGGCGGGCGTCGCGTTCGTGGACATGAGCGCGCACCTCGGAGCGCCCGGGGACGCGTACGTGGCGCCGGGCGGGAGGGTGCGCGTGCTCGCGCTCGCGAGCGACCACGCGCCGCACGCGCTGGGCCTCAAGCTGCTGTCCACCGGCATCGGCACGAAGCCGAACCTCGAGAACCCCACCAGCGCCATGTGGGACTGGATCGAGGGCGAGGCCTACGCGTACGTCGTGGACTTCCTCGGCGAGGGCGGGCGCGTGGCCTTCCGGGTCTTCTACCAGGACGCGGCGAGCAGCCCCGGCATGGCGCGCATGCCGCCCGGGCTGCTGGCCGAGCACTGGGTGGACCTCGCCATCACCAGCGTGGGGGGCTACGAGCAGGTGTCCGGCGGCCGCTACCCGGAGACCGTCCTGTGCGACACGCGCCCGCGCTTCGTGATGCTCGGTCACTGGGAGGACTTCTTCGGCAACGGCTGCCTCCCCGAGGATGGACCGCAGCAACCCCTGCGCACGCTGGGCCGCGAGGGACTGCACGACTTCATCGGCCGGGTGAACCGCAGCGCGCCCGCCGGCGCGGACTGGCTGCTACCCGAGATGCGCACGCGGGTCTTCCTCCCGGCGGCGGAGTACTGGGAGCCGGGCGAGCCGCGCAGCGCGTGCCGCGACCTGCCGGCCGCGCCCTGA
- a CDS encoding LysR substrate-binding domain-containing protein: protein MRDLNDLLFFTEVVAHGGFAAAGRALREPKSKLSRRVASLEARLGVRLIERSSRRFQVTEVGRAFYAQCRVAMAEVERAEALVQETQGEPHGLVRFSSPLGLMEPLAPLIAGFLSRHPRVRLHVVATNRRVDLIDERIDVALRVRAELDSDAALTLRTLGTSRRILVASPAFVNAREPLSEVEQLAALPTLSATEQQGTDRWALVGPTGQQRVLEHEPLLACGDFGALRDAAVAGAGVALLPDHACAAALKAGQLVRVLHPWHAVDGIVHVVFTTRRGLPPPVRAWIDHLAAHFGETQVLSPALPT from the coding sequence ATGCGGGACCTGAACGACCTGCTCTTCTTCACCGAGGTGGTGGCCCACGGAGGCTTCGCCGCCGCGGGGCGGGCGCTGCGCGAGCCCAAGAGCAAGCTGAGCCGGCGCGTGGCCTCGCTCGAGGCGCGGCTGGGAGTGCGGCTCATCGAGCGCTCGTCGCGGCGCTTCCAGGTGACGGAGGTGGGCCGCGCCTTCTACGCGCAGTGCCGGGTCGCGATGGCGGAGGTCGAGCGCGCCGAGGCGCTGGTGCAGGAGACGCAGGGCGAGCCCCACGGGCTCGTGCGCTTCTCGTCTCCCCTCGGGCTGATGGAGCCGCTCGCGCCGCTCATCGCGGGCTTCCTCTCGCGCCACCCGCGCGTGCGCCTGCACGTGGTGGCCACCAACCGGCGCGTGGACCTCATCGACGAGCGCATCGACGTGGCGCTGCGCGTACGCGCCGAGCTGGACAGCGATGCCGCCCTCACGCTGCGCACGCTGGGCACGAGCCGCCGCATCCTCGTCGCGAGCCCCGCCTTCGTGAACGCGCGCGAGCCGCTGAGCGAGGTGGAGCAGCTCGCGGCGCTGCCCACGCTGAGCGCGACGGAGCAGCAGGGCACCGACCGTTGGGCGCTCGTGGGCCCCACGGGGCAGCAGCGCGTCCTCGAGCACGAGCCGCTCCTGGCCTGCGGCGACTTCGGGGCGCTGCGCGATGCGGCGGTGGCCGGCGCGGGCGTCGCGCTGCTGCCGGACCACGCCTGCGCGGCGGCGCTGAAGGCCGGGCAGCTGGTGCGCGTGCTGCACCCGTGGCACGCAGTCGACGGCATCGTGCACGTGGTGTTCACCACCCGCCGGGGCCTGCCGCCGCCCGTGCGCGCGTGGATCGATCACCTCGCCGCGCACTTCGGCGAGACGCAGGTGCTGAGCCCCGCGCTGCCCACCTGA
- a CDS encoding ABC transporter ATP-binding protein, giving the protein MELQIRNLSKTYANGVHALKDVTLTIPAGMYGLLGPNGAGKSTLMRTLATLQEPDAGTVRLGEIDVLREKDRVRASLGYLPQEFGVYPKESAERLLEHFAILKGLTDKRVRRETVDALLHQVNLHAVRKERLGGYSGGMRQRFGVAVALLGDPRLIIVDEPTAGLDPAERVRFLNLLSGLGEKSVVILSTHIVEDVAELCSRMAIINRGEILLEAEPLRAVEALRGRIWRRTVARSELEALERAHAVISTKLLAGRTVVRVYAESAPAPGFEPVEPGLEDVYFSTMAGHSAARAAQPAFEVAS; this is encoded by the coding sequence ATGGAACTGCAGATCCGCAACCTCTCGAAGACCTACGCGAATGGGGTGCACGCCCTGAAGGACGTCACGCTCACCATCCCGGCGGGGATGTACGGGCTGCTGGGCCCCAACGGCGCGGGCAAGAGCACGCTGATGCGCACGCTCGCCACGCTGCAGGAGCCGGACGCAGGCACGGTGCGGCTCGGAGAGATCGACGTGCTGCGCGAGAAGGACCGGGTGCGCGCCTCGCTCGGCTACCTGCCGCAGGAGTTCGGCGTGTACCCGAAGGAGAGCGCGGAGCGGCTGCTCGAGCACTTCGCCATCCTCAAGGGGCTCACGGACAAGCGCGTGCGCCGCGAGACGGTGGACGCGCTGCTGCACCAGGTGAACCTGCACGCGGTGCGCAAGGAGCGGCTGGGGGGCTACTCGGGCGGGATGCGGCAGCGCTTCGGCGTGGCGGTGGCGCTGCTCGGCGACCCGCGCCTCATCATCGTGGACGAGCCCACAGCGGGCCTGGACCCCGCCGAGCGCGTGCGCTTCCTCAACCTGCTCAGCGGGCTCGGCGAGAAGAGCGTGGTCATCCTCTCCACGCACATCGTGGAGGACGTGGCGGAGCTGTGCAGCCGCATGGCGATCATCAACCGCGGGGAGATCCTCCTGGAGGCAGAGCCCCTGCGCGCGGTGGAGGCGCTGCGCGGGCGCATCTGGCGCCGCACCGTCGCGCGCAGCGAGCTGGAGGCGCTCGAGCGCGCGCACGCCGTCATCTCCACGAAGCTGCTCGCGGGACGCACGGTGGTGCGCGTCTACGCCGAGAGCGCGCCGGCGCCCGGCTTCGAGCCCGTGGAGCCGGGGCTCGAGGACGTCTACTTCAGCACCATGGCGGGGCACTCCGCCGCGCGCGCGGCGCAGCCCGCGTTCGAGGTGGCGTCATGA
- a CDS encoding nuclear transport factor 2 family protein yields the protein MSQDETRRIAQEFLARLGSGAEPEAIAALFSPDVDFHIPGDVGALPWIGRASGRSAVVRFIAGMRELLAPKRFEVHDIFVSGNRAIILGELASSLKATGGSVDQHYAMVLTVSGGLVTDFLMLEDSFAVSRAAQVPGPPSAP from the coding sequence ATGAGCCAAGACGAGACCCGACGCATTGCACAGGAGTTCCTCGCCCGGCTGGGGTCCGGGGCCGAGCCCGAGGCCATCGCCGCGCTGTTCAGCCCGGACGTGGACTTCCACATCCCCGGCGACGTGGGCGCGCTGCCATGGATCGGCCGTGCGAGCGGCCGCAGCGCGGTGGTGCGCTTCATCGCCGGCATGAGGGAGCTCCTCGCGCCGAAGCGCTTCGAGGTCCACGACATCTTCGTGAGCGGCAACCGCGCCATCATCCTCGGCGAGCTGGCCTCGAGCCTGAAGGCCACCGGCGGGTCCGTCGACCAGCACTACGCCATGGTGCTCACCGTCTCCGGCGGGCTGGTCACCGACTTCCTGATGCTCGAGGACAGCTTCGCGGTCTCCCGCGCGGCGCAGGTGCCGGGCCCGCCGAGCGCGCCCTGA
- a CDS encoding ABC transporter permease, with protein sequence MSLREVVRYELSLQARRVFPWLCFVALAGISYQASVEAQFEQARDGGFFFNAPIAIALTTLIASLLGLLVSAQLSGDAAARDVQLRMHPLVFTTPVGKGTYLGGRFLGAFLLNALILLAVPLGLLLATLAPGLEPEGFGPFRPAAYLGAYFFLALPNAFLAVALGFTLAALSRRAVASYLAGVLIFVAMMVSVAVVAHKLGHWALGKLLDPLGFGVLSELSKAWTSGEKNTRLIALEGSLLANRLLWMGVSLGLLALTHWRFRFAHPLTAPRRWGRRARATSELQGAAAPIAVPRVQGRFGAAARARQVAAVAGHSFRALVTGGGAYALVGLPLLVVLLAPEVVNHMGIPLLPTTEQMLAFLGTSGDLFWLLIPLFTLWCAGELVWREREAGLSEMSDATPVPDGVPFLGKLGGFALVLVALHALLLAACLLVQVSAGYTHFEPGLYLRGLFGLQLADRLLFALLALCVHVLVDSKYLGHLLGVLAHGLRTFGASMGLEHHLLVYGANPGWTYSDMSGFGPSVGPWLWFTLYWAAWALLLAVAARLLWVRGREGARLRQARWRFGRPVAATAVLAMALILGVGGFILYNTNVLNTFRTSAGARAQRAEYERRYAQYADLLQPQLTGTQLRVELYPQRREAVVRGTYQLVNRGTAPIETLHLEPAPDVETAVRFDRPATVQVSDEALGHRIYALAEPLQPGDTLPLHFEVRYAPRGFPNDGPDAAVTANGTYFVQQQLLPALGYQRRRELSNAGDRRKYGLVPRPAVRALDDSDEGARAGGGPRIAFEAVVGTEEGQVALAPGVLRRTWSEGGRRYFHYVADAPIDNDYAFYSAHYAVAEGRWKDVALQVFHHPGHTHNVARTLKSMEASLDYLSSQFGPYPHRALRFIEHPGSGLSLHGGPMNISYLEGFSLLNPEQDPRGIDFPFAVAAHEVSHQWFCGQVAPAWVEGAPLMCESLAWYAALSVVEKTHGTAHMERVMDLMREAYLSPRTRAGPPLLKAVDWFLAYRKGPFAMYALREYVGEARVNAALRRMVERYGAGLPPLPTSRDLYRELQAVTPEAQRGLLHDLFEENTYWSLETKRAAAEPAGDGTWWVTLDVLARKEVVDTEGRATEVPMDDLVEVGVYAAGKDGEQGEPLSLERHHVHSGAQQLRVRVKGEPARAGIDPRHLLIDVKPDDNVEEVAPQKLALSPPQPGSGG encoded by the coding sequence ATGAGCCTGCGCGAGGTGGTGCGCTACGAGCTCTCCCTGCAGGCGCGCCGCGTCTTTCCGTGGCTGTGCTTCGTGGCGCTGGCGGGCATCAGCTACCAGGCCTCGGTGGAGGCGCAGTTCGAGCAGGCACGCGACGGGGGCTTCTTCTTCAACGCGCCCATCGCCATCGCCCTCACCACCCTCATCGCCAGCCTGCTGGGGCTGCTGGTGAGCGCGCAGCTCTCGGGCGATGCGGCCGCGCGCGACGTGCAGCTGCGCATGCACCCGCTCGTCTTCACCACGCCGGTGGGCAAGGGGACCTACCTCGGGGGCCGCTTCCTCGGCGCCTTCCTCCTCAACGCGCTCATCCTGCTCGCCGTGCCGCTGGGCCTGCTGCTCGCCACGCTCGCGCCGGGCCTGGAGCCCGAGGGCTTCGGACCCTTCCGGCCCGCGGCCTACCTGGGCGCGTACTTCTTCCTCGCGCTGCCCAACGCCTTCCTCGCGGTGGCGCTCGGCTTCACCCTCGCGGCGCTGAGCCGGCGCGCGGTGGCGAGCTACCTGGCTGGGGTGCTCATCTTCGTCGCGATGATGGTGAGCGTCGCGGTCGTGGCGCACAAGCTCGGCCACTGGGCGCTGGGAAAGCTGCTGGACCCGCTCGGCTTCGGCGTGCTGAGCGAGCTGTCCAAGGCGTGGACGAGCGGCGAGAAGAACACGCGCCTCATTGCGCTCGAGGGCTCGCTGCTCGCCAACCGCCTCCTGTGGATGGGCGTCTCGCTCGGCCTGCTCGCGCTCACGCACTGGCGCTTCCGCTTTGCGCACCCGCTCACGGCGCCGCGCCGCTGGGGGCGCCGGGCGCGCGCAACCTCCGAGCTGCAGGGAGCCGCCGCGCCCATCGCCGTCCCCCGCGTGCAGGGCCGCTTCGGCGCCGCGGCCCGCGCACGCCAGGTGGCGGCAGTGGCGGGGCACTCCTTCCGCGCGCTGGTGACGGGCGGGGGCGCGTATGCCCTGGTCGGCCTCCCGCTGCTGGTGGTGCTCCTCGCCCCGGAGGTGGTGAACCACATGGGTATTCCGCTGCTGCCCACCACGGAGCAGATGCTCGCCTTCCTCGGCACCTCCGGGGATCTGTTCTGGCTGCTCATCCCGCTCTTCACCCTCTGGTGCGCCGGTGAGCTGGTGTGGCGCGAGCGGGAGGCGGGGCTGAGCGAGATGTCCGACGCGACGCCGGTGCCCGACGGGGTCCCCTTCCTGGGCAAGCTCGGAGGGTTCGCGCTCGTGCTCGTCGCGCTGCACGCGCTGCTGCTCGCGGCGTGCCTCCTCGTGCAGGTGAGCGCGGGCTACACCCACTTCGAGCCCGGGCTGTACCTGCGCGGTCTCTTCGGGCTGCAGCTCGCCGACCGGCTCCTCTTCGCCCTGCTCGCGCTCTGCGTGCACGTGCTGGTGGACTCGAAGTACCTGGGCCACCTGCTGGGGGTGCTCGCGCACGGCCTGCGCACCTTCGGCGCGTCGATGGGGCTCGAGCACCACCTGCTCGTCTACGGCGCGAACCCCGGCTGGACCTACTCGGACATGAGCGGCTTCGGGCCCTCGGTGGGGCCGTGGCTGTGGTTCACGCTCTACTGGGCGGCGTGGGCGCTGCTGCTCGCCGTGGCGGCGCGGCTCCTGTGGGTGCGCGGCAGGGAGGGGGCGCGGCTGCGGCAGGCGCGCTGGCGCTTCGGCCGTCCCGTCGCCGCGACGGCCGTCCTCGCCATGGCGCTCATCCTCGGCGTGGGGGGCTTCATCCTCTACAACACGAACGTGCTGAACACCTTTCGCACGTCCGCAGGAGCGCGGGCGCAGCGCGCGGAGTACGAGCGGCGCTACGCGCAGTACGCGGACCTGCTGCAGCCGCAGCTCACCGGCACGCAGCTGCGCGTCGAGCTGTATCCGCAGCGCCGCGAGGCGGTGGTGCGCGGCACCTACCAGCTCGTCAACCGCGGCACGGCGCCCATCGAGACCCTCCACCTGGAGCCCGCGCCGGACGTGGAGACGGCGGTGCGCTTCGACAGGCCCGCCACGGTGCAGGTCTCGGACGAGGCGCTCGGCCATCGCATCTACGCGCTCGCCGAGCCGCTGCAGCCCGGAGACACCCTGCCGCTGCACTTCGAGGTGCGCTACGCCCCGCGCGGCTTTCCGAACGACGGGCCGGATGCCGCCGTGACCGCGAACGGCACCTACTTCGTGCAGCAGCAGCTGCTGCCTGCGCTCGGCTACCAGCGGCGCCGTGAGCTCAGCAACGCCGGCGACCGCCGCAAGTACGGCCTCGTCCCGCGCCCTGCCGTACGCGCCCTCGACGACAGCGACGAGGGGGCGCGCGCGGGAGGCGGTCCGCGCATCGCCTTCGAGGCCGTGGTGGGCACGGAAGAGGGCCAGGTGGCGCTCGCGCCGGGCGTCCTGCGCCGCACGTGGAGCGAAGGGGGCCGGCGCTACTTCCACTACGTGGCGGACGCGCCCATCGACAACGACTACGCCTTCTACTCGGCCCACTACGCGGTGGCGGAGGGGCGCTGGAAGGACGTCGCCCTCCAGGTCTTCCATCACCCCGGCCACACCCACAACGTGGCGCGCACGCTGAAGAGCATGGAGGCCTCGCTCGACTACCTCTCGAGCCAGTTCGGCCCCTACCCGCACCGCGCGCTGCGCTTCATCGAGCACCCGGGCTCCGGGCTGAGCCTGCACGGGGGGCCGATGAACATCTCGTACCTCGAGGGCTTCTCGCTGCTCAACCCGGAGCAGGACCCGCGCGGCATCGACTTCCCGTTCGCCGTGGCGGCGCACGAGGTGTCGCACCAGTGGTTCTGCGGCCAGGTGGCCCCGGCCTGGGTGGAGGGCGCGCCGCTGATGTGCGAGAGCCTCGCCTGGTACGCCGCGCTCTCGGTGGTGGAGAAGACCCACGGTACGGCCCACATGGAGCGGGTGATGGACCTGATGCGCGAGGCGTACCTCTCCCCGCGCACCCGCGCCGGCCCGCCGCTGCTCAAGGCCGTCGACTGGTTCCTCGCGTACCGCAAGGGCCCCTTCGCCATGTATGCGCTGCGCGAGTACGTGGGCGAGGCGCGCGTGAACGCGGCGCTGCGGCGGATGGTGGAGCGCTACGGCGCAGGCCTTCCGCCCCTGCCCACCTCGCGCGACCTCTACCGCGAGCTGCAGGCCGTCACCCCCGAGGCGCAGCGTGGCCTGCTGCACGACCTCTTCGAGGAGAACACCTACTGGTCGCTGGAGACGAAGCGCGCCGCGGCGGAGCCTGCCGGAGACGGCACCTGGTGGGTGACGCTCGACGTGCTCGCACGCAAGGAGGTGGTGGACACCGAGGGCCGAGCGACCGAGGTCCCGATGGATGACCTCGTGGAGGTGGGCGTGTACGCGGCCGGCAAGGACGGCGAGCAGGGGGAGCCGCTCTCCCTCGAGCGGCACCACGTGCACTCTGGCGCGCAGCAGCTGCGCGTGCGGGTGAAGGGCGAGCCCGCCCGCGCCGGCATCGACCCGCGCCACCTCCTCATCGACGTGAAGCCGGACGACAACGTCGAGGAGGTGGCGCCCCAGAAGCTGGCGCTCAGTCCGCCGCAGCCCGGGTCTGGCGGCTGA